From the genome of Miscanthus floridulus cultivar M001 chromosome 10, ASM1932011v1, whole genome shotgun sequence, one region includes:
- the LOC136485798 gene encoding uncharacterized protein — MSDGWTDRRGHHLINFLVNSPEGTFFLESVDASSEVHDQVMLADLLEKKIMDIGVDKVVQVVTDNGANYKAAGKLLMERFPTLYWTPCAAHCLDLMLEDVGKLKEFKKPISRARHVTTFIYRHGRLLSAMREKTNGRDLVRPAATRFATTFLTLQSLYKHKDALRFLFTTEDWTGCKLAKTEAGKKVYDIVLSREFWNSVEDCLRASLPLIIVLRVVDGDERPAMAEVAALMNHAKEKIKASFSTENKRSLLNKIIQIIESRWDRQMDTPLYGAALFLNPGKFYTIQKENDEYVGHLRGCFNDVLARMVEDESIRNKIDQQSMLYEDQRGDIFKNCMALQTMKSKNPLDWWRTYGGRSIDLQRFAKRIVSLCASSSGCERNWSTFEFIHTKKRNRLEHKRLNDLVYVSYNRKMTSRFRKRREEAGKSYDPLVIEDFDWNNEWVDPMAQPEGARGSDLTWDQVDEAIGASHELRGRNLPRTYARRARHISRVVEEDEEEGEEEEIILDDDDIDDFGEQPMDATEDGGENVDASNDLDEFALDDF, encoded by the exons ATGTCAGATGGATGGACGGATAGGAGGGGGCATCATTTGATCAACTTTCTAGTCAATAGTCCAGAGGGGACTTTCTTCTTGGAGTCAGTTGATGCATCAAGTGAAGTTCATGATCAGGTGATGTTAGCTGATTTGTTAGAGAAGAAAATCATGGACATTGGAGTAGATAAAGTTGTGCAAGTTGTCACTGATAATGGAGCTAACTATAAAGCAGCGGGCAAGCTTCTCATGGAGAGGTTTCCTACACTTTATTGGACTCCTTGTGCTGCACACTGCTTAGACCTTATGTTGGAAGACGTAGGGAAGTTGAAGGAATTTAAGAAGCCTATCTCACGTGCCCGACATGTCACTACTTTCATCTATAGACATGGAAGACTTCTTAGTGCAATGAGGGAGAAGACAAATGGGAGGGATCTTGTGAGACCCGCAGCCACTCGGTTTGCTACCACATTCCTCACCTTGCAGAGTTTGTACAAGCACAAAGATGCATTAAGATTTCTGTTTACCACCGAGGATTGGACTGGTTGCAAACTAGCAAAGACAGAGGCCGGAAAAAAAGTGTATGATATTGTGCTTTCTAGGGAGTTTTGGAACTCCGTTGAGGATTGCCTTAGAGCTTCTCTACCACTTATCATTGTGTTGAGGGTGGTTGATGGTGATGAGAGGCCTGCCATGGCAGAGGTTGCTGCTCTCATGAATCATGCAAAAGAGAAGATCAAGGCTAGCTTCTCTACTGAAAACAAGAGAAGCTTGCTCAACAAGATCATACAAATTATTGAGAGCCGTTGGGATAGGCAAATGGATACACCACTCTATGGCGCTGCCCTCTTTTTGAACCCAGGAAAATTCTATACCATCCAAAAGGAGAATGATGAATATGTTGGTCATCTAAGGGGTTGTTTCAATGATGTGCTTGCACGAATggtggaagatgagagcattcgaAACAAAATTGATCAACAATCCATGCTCTATGAAGATCAACGTGGAGATATCTTCAAGAATTGTAtggccctccaaaccatgaaGTCAAAGAACCCTC TTGATTGGTGGCGTACGTATGGTGGCCGATCCATTGACCTACAAAGATTTGCAAAGCGTATTGTTAGTCTTTGTGCTTCATCATCCGGTTGTGAGCGTAATTGGAGCACTTTTGAATTT ATTCATACTAAGAAGAGAAACCGGCTGGAGCATAAAAGATTGAATGATTTGGTTTATGTTTCCTATAATCGGAAAATGACTAGTAGGTTCCGAAAGCGCCGCGAGGAAGCGGGTAAAAGCTACGACCCTTTGGTTATAGAAGATTTTGATTGGAACAATGAATGGGTAGACCCAATGGCCCAACCTGAAGGTGCTCGTGGTTCGGACCTCACATGGGATCAAGTTGATGAAGCCATTGGTGCATCACATGAGCTTCGAGGTCGTAATCTTCCTAGGACCTACGCTCGTCGTGCAAGGCATATATCAAGAGTGGTTGAAGAAgatgaggaagagggagaggaagaagagatcattttggatgatgatgatataGATGATTTTGGTGAACAACCAATGGATgctactgaagatggtggagaGAACGTGGATGCTTCTAACGATCTCGATGAGTTTGCATTGGACGACTTTTGA